The Deinococcus depolymerans genome has a segment encoding these proteins:
- a CDS encoding EamA family transporter, which produces MNARALLLALLITGIWGVNFVVIKWSVAGAPPLLVAALRFALAALPAVLFVPRPQLPARLLWGYGLAVGVVQFGLLYLAIGLGMSAGLGSLLMQMQAFFTALLAARFLGERVQPWQVAGITLAFAGMGVIGALSGGDLTLLSLGLTLTAALGWAVSNLIVRASGGANMFSLVVWSALIPPVPLTILAGLVDGWDAVTRTLTQSGAGFWAAVLFMGLGNTVLGFGVWAALIQRHGAARVAPLSLLVPVFGLIASALVYQEAFPPGKAIGAALVFAGLILHVFGGRWWHRAEQRSPA; this is translated from the coding sequence CTGAATGCCCGCGCGCTGCTGCTGGCGCTGCTGATCACGGGCATCTGGGGCGTGAACTTCGTGGTCATCAAGTGGAGCGTGGCAGGCGCCCCGCCGCTGCTGGTGGCCGCGCTGCGTTTCGCCCTGGCGGCGCTGCCTGCCGTGCTGTTCGTGCCGCGCCCGCAGCTGCCCGCCCGGCTGCTGTGGGGGTACGGGCTGGCGGTGGGCGTCGTGCAGTTCGGGCTGCTGTACCTCGCCATCGGGCTGGGCATGAGCGCCGGCCTGGGCTCGCTGCTCATGCAGATGCAGGCGTTCTTCACGGCGCTGCTCGCCGCGCGGTTCCTGGGCGAACGGGTGCAGCCGTGGCAGGTGGCGGGCATCACGCTGGCCTTCGCGGGCATGGGCGTGATCGGCGCGCTGTCCGGCGGGGACCTGACCCTGCTGAGCCTGGGCCTGACGCTGACCGCCGCGCTCGGCTGGGCCGTCAGTAATCTGATCGTGCGGGCGTCCGGCGGCGCGAACATGTTCAGTCTGGTCGTCTGGAGCGCCCTGATCCCGCCTGTCCCGCTGACGATCCTGGCGGGCCTCGTGGACGGCTGGGACGCCGTGACCCGCACCCTCACGCAGTCCGGCGCGGGCTTCTGGGCCGCTGTCCTGTTCATGGGGCTGGGCAACACGGTCCTGGGTTTTGGCGTGTGGGCCGCGCTGATCCAGCGGCACGGCGCGGCCCGCGTCGCCCCGCTGTCCCTGCTGGTCCCGGTGTTCGGCCTGATCGCCAGCGCCCTGGTGTACCAGGAGGCGTTCCCGCCCGGCAAGGCCATCGGCGCGGCCCTGGTGTTCGCCGGGCTGATCCTGCACGTGTTCGGGGGCCGCTGGTGGCACCGGGCGGAGCAACGCAGCCCGGCCTGA